The genomic DNA GGGGGCCGGCGGGCCGGCTTCGACTTCGTGACCCTGTTCGGCGTCACGCCCGACGCCGCCCGCGTGCTGCACCTGCAACCCGAGGAAAGTCAGGTGCTCGCGGCGCTGAAGCCGGGGCAGATCATGCTCGGCTCGGCCCTGGCGCGCTCCATCGGGGCGTTCACCTCCGACGAGCTGCGGCTGCTGAACAGCACGCAGAAGCGCACCACCCTGACGGTCGCCGGCGTGTTCACCACCGGCAACTACCTGATCGACAGCGCGTACGCGTTCACGTCGCTGGGCACCCTGCAGACCCTGCAGGGCATGCAGACGGTCACCGGGTACCAGCTGCGGCTGTCGAACCCCGACCTCGCTCCGGCCGTCGGGCGCGCGCTCACACGGACGCGGCCCTACAGCGCGCTGCCGTGGCAGGACATCTACGGCACGCTGCTCGACCAACTCTCGCTGCAGAAGAAGGTGATCACCTTCGTGGTCTTCCTGATCGTGGTCGTCGCGGCGTTCGGCATCGCCAACGTCCTGACGCTGGCCGTGTTCGAGAAGACGCAGGAGATCGCCATCCTGCGGGCCATCGGTGCCACGCGCAGCGTCATCACCCGGGTCTTCCTGCTCGAGGGCCTGACCCTGGGCATCGGCGGCCTGCTGGTGGGCAACCTGCTGGGCCTGGGCATCAGCGC from Deinococcus metalli includes the following:
- a CDS encoding ABC transporter permease; translated protein: MAIRPHAESQTALAWSLARAHLARRRTQNVLTILGIAVGVMALIAALSLTNGFTGALVNATLRASPHLSLTAYTPAARDRELEAALKTDPAVEAFTPYVADKGLLTRPAGGGRRAGFDFVTLFGVTPDAARVLHLQPEESQVLAALKPGQIMLGSALARSIGAFTSDELRLLNSTQKRTTLTVAGVFTTGNYLIDSAYAFTSLGTLQTLQGMQTVTGYQLRLSNPDLAPAVGRALTRTRPYSALPWQDIYGTLLDQLSLQKKVITFVVFLIVVVAAFGIANVLTLAVFEKTQEIAILRAIGATRSVITRVFLLEGLTLGIGGLLVGNLLGLGISAYFTVRPFQLPGDLYFVTSLPVEVRWTDLLAVNAMGLVTTLLAALIPARRAAGIEPARIIR